In Caldicellulosiruptoraceae bacterium PP1, the genomic window TTTTTAATGTATAATCAGGATATTTTCGGTATGCATTCCCAAATAAATAGCCGTTTAATCTTTTATGTAGATATCTAGCAGATGGTACATTTTCTAACTTTCCATTTCTGATTAAATACCTTTTTGATGTTCTATTCCCTTCAAAATCAAACATTATTTTATTTATTGAATTTTCATTCATCGGGTCTTCAATTAAATTAAAGTTATCAGAAAACAACTGTTCATTAATATTATTATCATTTACAAAAGACTTGCCTGATACTATAATATCACCTTTTAATGATTGTATTAACATATGTATTAATTGATATGCAGCATATTGTGAAAACTTTATCTTACCTTGCAGTTTGTTTATTTCATTATTTGCTATCGCAGTAATTTTAAATTTAAAATTATTATACTCAAGACTTTTGAGAATATTTGAACCATATGAAACATTGTTTAATCCTAATGTCAAAGGAACATTACCATATGTTGTTTTTATATCAAATAAACCTTGTATCTTTGAGTTTCTGTTTATATACATATCATTTACTTCAGTAGAATTTTGATATAATATATATTCAGTTTCATAATTATACAAAAATGAAATTACATAACATTTAAATTCCTTTTTAATCTCCTCATAATATTTATTTAACCAAATAATATATTCATTAGTATTTATACTGTTATTCTCATATTGCCAATCAATAATATTATTTTTTGTTAAATAATTAATATTAATAAAATTTTTATTTATAGGTTCTACTGCCAATTCAATTACTATATTAGTAATATTATCAATTAATGAATGCAAGTTTCTTTCATCATCACAAGATATTGTAATTGAAGCATATTTGTTATCATAAATAATATTTGTAACAATATATTTATCGTTAATATTCTTATTTATTTTCTCATTATGCTCATATCCAATTACAATATTATTATAATTTATTAGATATGTTTCTACAAAACTGCAACCTTTTTTTATGCAACTGTTAATTAATAAATCAGATATTTTATTATTCATTTTTTATCACCACTAATATTTAATAATTATAAATTATATTAACATTATTTATTTTTATTGTAGGTGAACCTGCACAAACTGGCAGACTTTGCTCTTCTTTAGTACATATAAAAGGAATAATAAAAAATCATTACCAATTAATTCAATATTGTTTAATGTATTAATAATATTATCTTTAATTATAAAATTAGTAATTCTGTCTGTTATTTTACCTTTGTTAATTATATTGCCTGTTCCGCAATATAAAAGATAATCGCCATTTTTAGGATTTACTTGCCCCATACATATATTATCTACATAAATTCCTGACTCTACTGAACTAATAATTGAATCACAATCTCCACCCACATTATTGCTTAATATGTAGGTGACTCTCATTCTTGGCATAGACTTGAATTTATAAGATTTACGTCTAGCACAGCCTGTATTTTTAAAATTCAACTGTTTTGCTGTCTTTTCATTACAAATATATCCCGATAACACTCCATTAGTTACAATGTTTACTTTTTCTAATATATTCCCTTCATCATCAAATGCATTTAAACCTATATAATCATTAAATCCATATGGATCATCAAGAACATTTAAATTATCAGCTCCAATTTTATCTCCAATATTTATTCTATTCCCAAAAATAGACATTCCTCTTGATATTAAATCACCTTCAACCATATGACCTAGTATTTCATGCACAAGAAATCCACCTGTACCTTTTGCAAAAATAACTGACGATGAACCATTTGGAAGCCTAATTTCCTGTTCTAAATATGAAGCGTCTTCAAGCAATAAATTAAAGTTTATATTTATTTTATTAATTGTTTCTTCAATATCATTACCAATTATAAAATCTTTATATAGCGTCTTACCATTTTTTGCTATTAATCCTAATTTAATATTGTTCCATGAACGTTCACAATATCCATTATTATCACTTTTAATTATATTAACATGTTCTATTTGATGTGTTAATAAAAGCGAAAATTTATACTTATTCATACATGCATATTCAGATAATATATTTAAATTATCAAATAAGATATTAATATTGTTTCTTGGAAAAGGAAATAAATCATTTCTTATTTTTTCTATTACAAAAGAGGATGGAGCTATTGTTTGGAAAGAAAATTCATTGTTCTTTTCGGTACATTTACCTGAATCTATTATTAACTCATAATTATTGCATCCATCAATATGTTTAATAATGCATTTTAAAGTATGTTGTATGAATTCAATCACTGGTATCTCATTCCATTTGTTTTAAATTTAGAAGGTATCTATCTTGACACCTTAATAATAAATAATTAATTGGCTAAATAAGTTATGTTAATTTAAAGTACATATTATTTTTAATTTACTAATAATAGTTATATTAATATTTATGTTTTTTTAACATTAACTAACTATTAGTATTTAATTTGTGTAATTTTGTTGTGTCAATATCTGTTTTTTTGCTCATTTTAGCTCATAATTTATTATAATTTCTTAAATTATTATGTTTTTCTTTAAATATATCAATGCTTCTCTGAATTTAATTTGTTCTTGAGTTTTCATATCATATTTGTTAAAGGTTATTAAATGGAGATGGTCCTATTGCTATTATAGATATTGTGACGTAGCAATTTTATTCCATCTTCCATCATAAATCTTATTTATAAAGGATAGTATTTGTATTTGAAATGTTAGCATATAATTGAATAAAAATACATATAAATTTCAATGCTGTACTCTTTTTTTATTTTAATTAATGATTTTTATTTTGTCCACTATACTTTAGTATAGTATTAGCATAAAAAAGACTATACTAAAGTATAGTCAATGTATTAATCTACAGATATTACTTCAAGTTTTGTTGCTTTTGCGATAGCTTCTTGAATGTTTTTGACATGTAGTTTTTTTATGATTTGTTTTTTATGATATTTTACAGTAGCCACTTCAATCCCAAGTTCTATTGATATAGATAATTCCTTGTATCCTTGAGCACACATTCTTAATATTTCTAGTTGCTTGTCTGTTAAATTTATATTAAATATGCTTCTTCCTAACTCTTTTTTATTGTACTCACTAATAATCTTATCTTTAAGTAACTCTATTACTAAAATCATCTCATCTGCTATACTTTTTTCGATTGTTGATATGTCTATATAGCCTATTATCTCCATATTATCAATTAATAATGGAGTAGCTATACAATACCATTTCTTTAATATTTCACAATAGTGTTCATTAGGTTTTAAATATACTGTTTTTTTAATCTTCATTGCCATTGATATTGCGTTGGTCCCTAAGCTTCCTTCTGAAAAGGACATTCCTACCTTGAAGTTTTGTTCATCTAAACAATTGTATATTTTTTTATTGCATTTAATATCCAATAGATATCCTTCACAGTCAATTAACAAAAATATGTAATCATTTTTAATCTGACTTTTAATACCATTAATACAACTGCAAAAGATATCAATAAGTTTTTCGTTTCTTTTTAATCTAATGTATAACTCATTTCCTTTCAGTCTCACAAGCGGAAAAGTTATTGATTTATTTATTCCATATCTTGTACATCTTTTATGAGATAAAAGTATTTCTTTATATATTTGTATTTGTTTCAAATGTTTTCACCTTCTTGAATTTTCACAAATACATATCTATACCATTTAATGTGCTTGTCCTCTTTGTAAATAGTAATATATTAATTCTAATTACTTTATTTGTATATTTTAATCATTATTATAAATTACCATTATCAATAATGTCAATTATTTATTATATATTTATTATAAATTTAATATATTAATTAGATAAAATAAGCGTTTTATATTATTAATTATTTGTGTTTACATAAATATTTTTAATTTGTAAATAATATTTACTATTTAGCATAAAAAAACAGGGCTCTTTACCCTGCTTTTTTGATTCCTTCTGATGCTTCTTTTGTGAATATTGTTTTTAATGTTAATAGCAAAATCTTTATATCAAGTAACACCGAGTAGTTTTTGATATATATCAAATCAAGCCTTAGTTTATCCTCTGTATCTGTTGCATACTTCCCAAATACCTGTGCAAAACCTGTGATACCTGCTTTTACGTTGTGCCTAATTGAATATTCTGGATACTGCTTTTTAAACTGCTCAACAAAGTATGGTCTTTCTGGCCTCGGTCCTATAAAACTCATCTCACCTTTCAAAACGTTTATGAGCTGAGGAAGCTCATCAAATCTCACAGCCCTTAAAAAACGTCCAACTTTTGTTATCCTTGGGTCATTTTCAGTTGCCAATACTGGCCCAGTCATCTTCTCAGCATCTTTTACCATAGTTCTAAACTTTAGAACATAAAACTCTTTTTCGCCTTCTGTTACCCTTTTTTGCTTATAAATAATTGGACCAGGTGAATTAATTTTAATAGCTATTGCTACCAAAAGCATTATCGGAAATGCAACAACAAGACAAACAAAAGCTAAAATGATATCGCAAACCCTTTTAATAAGCCTTTGTTCGCTGGTAAGCTCTGGTGGTTCAATACTTATTGTTGAAACATCATCAAAATATATAAACCTTGAGTTGCTTACCAAAATATCTCTAAAATCAGGAACAAGAAAAACATGTTTCTTAAGTTCAACAGCTTTTTTTATAATCTCAGTTTTTTTATTTGCCTCTATCTCAGAAGCAATATATACAGTATCTACCTTTTTCATATAGTTTTCAATATCTTCATTATTATCAGCAGGCAAAACATATTTTACATCAATCCAACCCTTTGATATGTAATGAAGTTTTTCTGCATAAATTTTAGCCTTGTCTTTTTGCCCTATTACAAGAATATTTTTTACACCTTGAAGTTTTCTGAAAACCTTTAAAACAGAAAATCTCCATAGACTTAATAAAATAAACTGTATAAAAAAGGCATATATAAATATACTTCTTGGAAAAGCAAAATGGCGAACAAAAAATGTTGATGCAACTGTTGCAAATTGAAGTAATATAAGAACTATCCCAAGAGAAAACATTATATCACTCATAGATTTCATAGTAATTGTATAAAGCCCATAGATATTAAAAAGAAGAATTACAACAATAGTAATCTCGGGTATAAGGTTATAATAAGGTAAGAAATTCCTTTTCGGAAAAGTGAAATTAAATTTAATAATATAAGCTAATATATATCCTGCATGAACCAAAAGAATATCCATTAAAAGCACAAAAAACTTATTTAATTTATGATAATTTTTTATATATGTCCTCATAAACAAAAATCACTCCATATTTTATAAAATTGATTCCAATCTATCCGCTAATACCTTAATGTCATGATGTTTTTCAATATAATCCCTACCATTTTGACCAAGTTCTTTTCTTTTCTCATCACTCATATTATATATTTTTATTATTGCATCAGCAAATTGTTTTGCATCTCCCGGTTTTGTTGTAATACCAGCATTTGCTTCTTTTACAATGTCGTTTATTACATCTGCTGCAAAAACTATAGGCTTTTGACTACAAAGATAATCAAAAAGCTTATTTAAACTAATTCCATATTTGTAAACAGCTAAGTTATGCATTGAAATTAAAGCTACGTCAACGCCATTTAGAAGTAGTGGAACATCATATTTTTTAATAGGTTGATAGAAATATATATTTTTAAGGTTAAGTTCATTTGCCATTTTCTCAAGCTTTTCTTTCTCGGGGCCATCACCTACAATTAAAAAATGTATCTTTTCGCCTACAATATCTTGAACATACTTTGCAGCTTCAACTATTGTTTCCATAGCGTTAGCTCTTCCCAATGCTCCTAAATATAGTGCTTTAAAATATCCCACGTGTTCTTTTAAAATACTTTCAACATCAGGGCTTTTACCATTTTTTATAATTTGGTCAAATCGCTCAATAGATGTTCCGTTTGGTATATAAATAGCTTTGTCCTTTGGATATCCTCTTGAGATAATATAGTCAACAGCTTTTGGAAATAAAACTATTATCTTCTTGGCTCGCTTATATATAAAATCCTCAATTAGCCTCAAGGTCTTAGCTATTATACCATTTTCAGAAATAGCCCCCATATCAATAGCTGATTGAGGCCAAATATCCCTTATCTCTGCTATGTATCTTGCATTTTTCTTTTTAGCTAATAAATATCCTACAATACATGTTAAAGGATGGAAGGATGATGCAATTATTGTATCTGGATTTTCAAATTTTTTTGCAACAAAATATAGATTCTTTGAGAAAGAAATAATATTTAGTACCCTTTTTAAGTCATTCTTCTTATATGGGGTTGTCTTTATCCATACAAATTTTACATTTGATATTTTTTCTTCTTTATATTTTAAGCCTTTTTCTAGTGTTTCTTCTCGAGTTTTATGGTCAAAACTTGAGGCAAAAATAGTTACATCATATCCTCTTTTAGCCAATTCCTCTGCAAAATCAAAATGTCTTGTAATCCCACCTATCCTTGGAGGAATAGCATAATGATTCATAATCCAAATTTTTTTCAATGTAAAGGTTTCTCCTTTCGAGTCAAAAATTAAACCAAATTATATTATACTTTTTTTATTAATTAATTTAAATATAAATTTAAAAAAGCCCTCTAATTAAATAGAAGGCTTTTATACATTTATGCTATTAAACCTTTTTGAAATCTTGAGCCCTGCATAATAGGCAGCTATTAAAAGTATTATGTTGGTAGATAATAAAATTAGATATCCTAAATTTCTGCTAAAATTGTATTTGTAAGCAAGATAAACAAATAAAGCATTTAAAAGAATATGAGCAAAAAGTATAAACATCTGCAAAATAACATTCATATTCTGTTTTACTGCTTCTGTTACATTTTTCCATATTAGTTTCGGCCTTATTACATCTATTATCAATCCTATCAGTCCATTAAATGTTACAATAATCTCGCTTATTAATAATATTATTATTGAGTCTAAAAGGTTAATCTTTAGAATTATTAAATTAATTAATATATAGCTTAAAATATTAGGTATAGAAATAATAATTGTATTAGCAATTAACTTACCAAGAAAGATATCTTCAGCTAATATAGGCAGGCTTTTTTCAATCCAGAGCTTCTTACCATCCTTTGAGTATGATGCTGAATACAGTGATGAAATACTAAAGGTAGCCAATGCAACAGGAACAGCCATATAGATATAAGTCTTAAGATTATTATTCTGAAATACCTTTGAAAGCGTCCCAATGATATCTACTTCTTGGCTTTTCTGTCCTAAGATATAATACATAACAAGAAGTATTGGTATAGCTATATATCCACCAATACCATTCATCATAACCATTGGCTCTCTTGTTGTTACAAATATCTCTTTTTTTATATAGCTTTTTATAAAACTTTGTGTCGTTATAACTGTATATTCTCTTTTTGAAGTTCTCGATTGAGTTTGTCCTTTTATTATTGGTGAAAGGTAAAACTTTGAGGAAAAAATATATAAAACAGCTAAATATATAATGCAAACAGCAATGTTTAACATCTGACTAATAAACCCTTTCGACCCACTATAAATAAAGGTATCAACACCATAAGCTATACCTGGAATCACTGATTTTAGCTTGCCTATTTGAGTTATCTTATATTGCGAAAAACTTGTAATATTTGTGTGTTTTTCTGTGGGAACAAGATAATATACAAATAAAAGATAAACAGAGATTATAACTACAAAAAGTGCAATGTTCCAAAACCATTGGCTGCGTCCAATTTTGGGCATATTAGCAACAAGTATTGATAATACTGCACTTAAAAATAATGGAATTATTGGCAGAAATAAAATTGTGATAAATGAATTAATAGCAATAAATAAATCCTGTTTTGCAAATTTCAAGTTCAAAATATATACTGGTAGAGCCATAAATATGGTAATTATCAAATCAAAAAGATATATTATCAATATTTTGGCTGTAAAAATCTCAAATGGTTTATATGGCAATGGTAATAGTATATCAAAATCGTTTGAGTAAAACAGTATTTGATAGACTATAATAAAGCCAAACAATAGAAGCATTGACTGGATTCCTACATATATACCACTTGTATAAAGGTCATATATATCCAAGCCAGTTTTTGCGATATTTTTGTAGTTCAGGTACATTAGTGCAATATATGATATATAGCTTGGAAGAAATGCAATAATTAGCAGTATACCAATTAAAATATTTTTAACTCTTTTTTTATCTTTAAGAACTGGATTAAGATTAAAATTAACAAGTATTTGTGTTTTAATTAGACTTAACATTATTCAGTCAACTCCATAAATATATTTTCAAGTGTTTCATCCTTACCACTTCTTAATTCATCTAAAGTTCCACAAGCAATTACTTTTCCATTTTTTATAATACCTACTCTATCACAAAGCCTTTCTGCAACATCAAGTATATGAGTTGAAAAGAAAACTATATTCCCTTTATTTGCATGTTCTCTCATCATATTTTTAAGTTCAAATGCTGCTTTTGGATCAAGCCCAACAAGAGGTTCATCAAGTATCCAAACCTTAGGCTCATGAACTAATGTTGAAATCAACACAACCTTTTGCTTCATTCCATGTGAATAGTTGGATATGTAGTCGCCAAGGCTATCTTTCAGTTCAAAAATCTCAGCAAACCTTTCTATATTTTTCTTTCTCACATCATGTGGTGTTTTGTATGCATCTGCTATAAAGTTTATATATTGAATTCCAGTAAGCTTTTCGTAGATATCTGGAGTGTCAGGAACATAGCCAATAAGCTTTTTGGCTTGTATTGGATTTTTAAGCATATCAATATTGTTTATTAGAACCTCACCTTTATCCTGTCTGAGTATCCCAACCATCATTTTAATTGTAGTTGTTTTTCCTGCACCATTTGGTCCAATAAATCCAAAAATCTCACCATCGTTAATTGTAAGGTTTAAGTTATTTACAGCTACTTTATTGCCGTAGGATTTATGGAGATTTTTTAAAATAATCATCAAAAAACACCTCTGATTTATTATTTATTAGTAAGCCAGAGAGAAGCGTCCCTGTTGGTTCTGGTGTATACTGGAATACCAGGGAGAACCGTCCCCACTGGCTCACGT contains:
- a CDS encoding ABC transporter ATP-binding protein; the encoded protein is MIILKNLHKSYGNKVAVNNLNLTINDGEIFGFIGPNGAGKTTTIKMMVGILRQDKGEVLINNIDMLKNPIQAKKLIGYVPDTPDIYEKLTGIQYINFIADAYKTPHDVRKKNIERFAEIFELKDSLGDYISNYSHGMKQKVVLISTLVHEPKVWILDEPLVGLDPKAAFELKNMMREHANKGNIVFFSTHILDVAERLCDRVGIIKNGKVIACGTLDELRSGKDETLENIFMELTE
- a CDS encoding TldD/PmbA family protein, with amino-acid sequence MIEFIQHTLKCIIKHIDGCNNYELIIDSGKCTEKNNEFSFQTIAPSSFVIEKIRNDLFPFPRNNINILFDNLNILSEYACMNKYKFSLLLTHQIEHVNIIKSDNNGYCERSWNNIKLGLIAKNGKTLYKDFIIGNDIEETINKININFNLLLEDASYLEQEIRLPNGSSSVIFAKGTGGFLVHEILGHMVEGDLISRGMSIFGNRINIGDKIGADNLNVLDDPYGFNDYIGLNAFDDEGNILEKVNIVTNGVLSGYICNEKTAKQLNFKNTGCARRKSYKFKSMPRMRVTYILSNNVGGDCDSIISSVESGIYVDNICMGQVNPKNGDYLLYCGTGNIINKGKITDRITNFIIKDNIINTLNNIELIGNDFLLFLLYVLKKSKVCQFVQVHLQ
- a CDS encoding metallopeptidase TldD-related protein encodes the protein MNNKISDLLINSCIKKGCSFVETYLINYNNIVIGYEHNEKINKNINDKYIVTNIIYDNKYASITISCDDERNLHSLIDNITNIVIELAVEPINKNFININYLTKNNIIDWQYENNSINTNEYIIWLNKYYEEIKKEFKCYVISFLYNYETEYILYQNSTEVNDMYINRNSKIQGLFDIKTTYGNVPLTLGLNNVSYGSNILKSLEYNNFKFKITAIANNEINKLQGKIKFSQYAAYQLIHMLIQSLKGDIIVSGKSFVNDNNINEQLFSDNFNLIEDPMNENSINKIMFDFEGNRTSKRYLIRNGKLENVPSARYLHKRLNGYLFGNAYRKYPDYTLKILNTNLIVDIQNEMSYDYFIDAKEFNVNSFYDLSNGNIRGIVFGCFKDIQKPTIFFIEDNIRNIFSNINKVSENNWINTVYTPEFITKL
- a CDS encoding sugar transferase, yielding MRTYIKNYHKLNKFFVLLMDILLVHAGYILAYIIKFNFTFPKRNFLPYYNLIPEITIVVILLFNIYGLYTITMKSMSDIMFSLGIVLILLQFATVASTFFVRHFAFPRSIFIYAFFIQFILLSLWRFSVLKVFRKLQGVKNILVIGQKDKAKIYAEKLHYISKGWIDVKYVLPADNNEDIENYMKKVDTVYIASEIEANKKTEIIKKAVELKKHVFLVPDFRDILVSNSRFIYFDDVSTISIEPPELTSEQRLIKRVCDIILAFVCLVVAFPIMLLVAIAIKINSPGPIIYKQKRVTEGEKEFYVLKFRTMVKDAEKMTGPVLATENDPRITKVGRFLRAVRFDELPQLINVLKGEMSFIGPRPERPYFVEQFKKQYPEYSIRHNVKAGITGFAQVFGKYATDTEDKLRLDLIYIKNYSVLLDIKILLLTLKTIFTKEASEGIKKAG
- a CDS encoding LuxR C-terminal-related transcriptional regulator — protein: MKQIQIYKEILLSHKRCTRYGINKSITFPLVRLKGNELYIRLKRNEKLIDIFCSCINGIKSQIKNDYIFLLIDCEGYLLDIKCNKKIYNCLDEQNFKVGMSFSEGSLGTNAISMAMKIKKTVYLKPNEHYCEILKKWYCIATPLLIDNMEIIGYIDISTIEKSIADEMILVIELLKDKIISEYNKKELGRSIFNINLTDKQLEILRMCAQGYKELSISIELGIEVATVKYHKKQIIKKLHVKNIQEAIAKATKLEVISVD
- a CDS encoding glycosyltransferase family 4 protein, yielding MKKIWIMNHYAIPPRIGGITRHFDFAEELAKRGYDVTIFASSFDHKTREETLEKGLKYKEEKISNVKFVWIKTTPYKKNDLKRVLNIISFSKNLYFVAKKFENPDTIIASSFHPLTCIVGYLLAKKKNARYIAEIRDIWPQSAIDMGAISENGIIAKTLRLIEDFIYKRAKKIIVLFPKAVDYIISRGYPKDKAIYIPNGTSIERFDQIIKNGKSPDVESILKEHVGYFKALYLGALGRANAMETIVEAAKYVQDIVGEKIHFLIVGDGPEKEKLEKMANELNLKNIYFYQPIKKYDVPLLLNGVDVALISMHNLAVYKYGISLNKLFDYLCSQKPIVFAADVINDIVKEANAGITTKPGDAKQFADAIIKIYNMSDEKRKELGQNGRDYIEKHHDIKVLADRLESIL